From the genome of Actinacidiphila yeochonensis CN732, one region includes:
- a CDS encoding ATP-binding protein: MIEPVCDDFSVRIAVSAEEKGVLKGGAPGRWVERLRRLSTVKLPFWGLSKLVGDVESRITELVTNGLRHGVGSQVVCRQLIGVGCVAAAVDEGSSRRPKILRPEPCPENGRGTVLVHALAASSDVAEYGTRTRPVFASRLPTI; this comes from the coding sequence GTGATCGAGCCCGTCTGCGACGACTTCTCGGTGCGGATCGCAGTGAGCGCGGAGGAGAAAGGCGTCCTCAAAGGTGGTGCGCCGGGGCGCTGGGTGGAGCGGCTTCGCCGCCTCAGCACCGTAAAACTCCCTTTCTGGGGCTTGTCCAAGCTCGTGGGGGACGTCGAGTCGCGGATCACCGAACTGGTGACGAACGGTCTTCGGCACGGCGTCGGCAGTCAGGTGGTCTGTCGCCAGCTGATCGGCGTTGGGTGTGTTGCGGCGGCGGTGGACGAGGGATCGTCCCGCCGGCCGAAGATCCTCAGGCCCGAGCCTTGTCCGGAGAACGGCCGCGGCACGGTGCTCGTCCACGCGCTCGCGGCGTCCTCGGACGTCGCCGAGTACGGGACGCGAACCCGGCCCGTCTTCGCGAGCCGGTTGCCAACTATCTGA
- a CDS encoding helix-turn-helix domain-containing protein: protein MTVEQDFGIGARIRYYRERRGLSQKAMAELVGKSENWAYKVEKGVLPIDRLSVLIDLARVLHVRDLTDLTGGVLAGAVSGPRTGHEAVPAIRRVLALPSSLLPSEVGAVPVDEFQSAVNDAWRVYETQTRDRYSDIGGRLPNLLRQGYAAVRDAEDGEQQRQAVGLLISVYGMAQVWLRRVGEPVQARIAADRGVALADQVGDPALLAAATWNLACVLTSTGDVADSVALARETIASCPPGEDASAEHLSAYGALHLSAAVAAVRDNQGPVAWDLYRGAERAAVRLGEDRNDWHTSFGPTNVAMHAVHLRAEEGDTAEALRVADGVEDNPELPLERRTRYLIEVMNCNRIHRDDFATVYMLKRITAQSPEEVRFSPLVREAVADLLKREKPMWRQDLRSVAQHIGMAA from the coding sequence ATGACCGTAGAACAGGACTTCGGTATCGGCGCTCGCATCCGGTACTACCGGGAGCGTCGGGGACTCTCGCAGAAAGCCATGGCTGAGCTCGTCGGCAAGTCGGAGAACTGGGCCTACAAGGTGGAGAAGGGCGTCCTGCCGATCGATCGTCTTTCTGTGCTCATCGACCTCGCGCGAGTGCTGCACGTTCGCGATCTGACCGATCTGACCGGAGGTGTTCTGGCGGGAGCCGTTTCGGGGCCGCGGACCGGGCACGAGGCCGTGCCGGCGATCCGCCGCGTGCTCGCCTTGCCCTCCTCGCTGCTGCCGTCCGAAGTCGGCGCAGTGCCCGTGGACGAATTCCAGTCCGCCGTCAACGACGCGTGGCGTGTCTACGAGACGCAGACCCGGGACCGGTACTCAGACATCGGCGGCCGGCTTCCGAATCTGCTGCGGCAGGGCTACGCCGCCGTTCGCGACGCCGAAGACGGCGAGCAGCAGCGGCAGGCGGTGGGGCTGTTGATCTCCGTGTACGGCATGGCTCAGGTCTGGCTGCGCCGGGTCGGCGAGCCGGTCCAAGCCCGTATCGCTGCCGACCGAGGCGTAGCCCTGGCCGACCAGGTCGGAGATCCGGCACTTTTGGCAGCGGCGACGTGGAACCTGGCGTGCGTACTCACCTCCACAGGAGACGTGGCCGACAGCGTTGCCCTGGCGCGGGAGACCATTGCCAGCTGTCCTCCGGGAGAGGACGCCTCGGCGGAGCACCTGTCCGCGTATGGAGCGCTTCATCTGTCGGCGGCCGTGGCCGCTGTACGTGACAATCAGGGACCGGTGGCGTGGGATCTGTACCGCGGCGCGGAGCGGGCAGCGGTTCGTCTCGGTGAGGACAGGAACGACTGGCACACCAGCTTCGGGCCGACGAACGTGGCCATGCACGCCGTGCATCTTCGGGCAGAGGAAGGTGACACGGCGGAGGCGCTACGGGTGGCCGACGGCGTGGAGGACAACCCGGAGTTGCCGCTTGAGCGACGTACTCGGTACCTGATCGAGGTCATGAACTGTAATCGCATCCATCGTGACGACTTCGCCACGGTGTACATGCTCAAACGCATCACCGCCCAATCCCCCGAAGAGGTGAGGTTCTCCCCTCTGGTCCGAGAGGCGGTCGCGGACCTACTCAAGCGGGAAAAGCCCATGTGGCGGCAGGATCTGAGATCGGTGGCCCAGCACATCGGCATGGCTGCGTAG
- a CDS encoding HAD-IA family hydrolase: MTYRGLILDFGGVLTIRMRLNGEAFERSEGLTPGAYFHALNDHPDGVAVYKALEVGEATQEQWNQVIGGILGIDPTDLMRRALANLPLEPRMVDAARRARAAGIKVAMLSNSFGLAPFNPYKALGMWDGEWDAIVLSEQVGVRKPDPGIYAHTLDQLQLAGEDCVFVDDHEVNLPPAVALGIRTIHHTDAADTVAQLDALLGCGVPAS; the protein is encoded by the coding sequence ATGACCTACCGCGGCCTGATCCTCGACTTCGGCGGCGTTCTCACCATCCGGATGCGACTCAACGGAGAAGCCTTCGAGCGCAGCGAGGGCCTGACCCCCGGCGCGTACTTCCACGCGTTGAACGACCACCCGGACGGAGTGGCGGTTTACAAGGCGCTGGAGGTCGGGGAGGCCACCCAGGAGCAGTGGAACCAGGTCATCGGCGGAATCCTCGGCATCGACCCGACCGACCTGATGCGGCGCGCCCTGGCGAACCTCCCCCTGGAGCCGCGCATGGTCGATGCCGCCCGCCGAGCCCGTGCCGCGGGCATCAAAGTGGCGATGCTCTCCAACAGCTTCGGCCTCGCGCCCTTCAACCCGTACAAGGCGTTGGGCATGTGGGACGGGGAGTGGGACGCCATCGTGCTGTCCGAGCAGGTCGGAGTGCGTAAGCCCGATCCCGGCATCTACGCACACACCCTTGACCAGCTCCAGCTGGCCGGCGAGGACTGTGTCTTCGTGGACGACCACGAGGTGAATCTGCCGCCCGCCGTAGCCCTGGGTATCCGCACCATCCACCACACCGATGCCGCCGACACGGTGGCGCAGTTGGACGCACTGCTCGGCTGTGGCGTTCCGGCGAGCTGA
- a CDS encoding ATP-binding protein — translation MTINRIPGPFPVVVWRWDRGESDATTQARTAIRGALEQLGYGAGVIDDVIICVSEFVANAVEHAMGPYEIRLRTSGDEVVCEVEDHDPSIPRVPPFIVGGSLYETEEQHRGGGLEALTSVLAERGRGLPIVHALTNGAWGFSATEATKTAWLIIPGAPGE, via the coding sequence ATGACGATCAACCGGATTCCGGGCCCTTTTCCGGTCGTGGTGTGGCGGTGGGACAGGGGCGAGTCTGACGCTACCACACAGGCGCGGACTGCTATTCGTGGCGCACTTGAGCAACTCGGCTACGGCGCCGGTGTCATCGATGACGTGATCATCTGCGTTTCGGAGTTCGTCGCCAATGCCGTCGAGCACGCCATGGGGCCGTATGAAATCCGACTGCGTACTTCTGGCGATGAGGTCGTGTGTGAAGTTGAGGACCACGACCCGTCTATCCCGAGGGTTCCGCCTTTCATCGTGGGCGGTTCGCTGTACGAAACCGAGGAGCAGCATCGCGGTGGTGGTCTGGAGGCGTTGACCTCGGTGCTCGCCGAGCGAGGCCGTGGTCTGCCCATCGTGCACGCACTCACGAACGGCGCGTGGGGCTTCAGTGCGACGGAGGCCACGAAGACGGCATGGCTGATCATCCCGGGCGCCCCGGGTGAGTAG
- a CDS encoding SAF domain-containing protein — MAHDVPPGAVLKAGDLRVVKVAADSGVVPVSRRRSVLGRLVRTPLVAGSLLAPHQVGARADFPPMGFSQVALAVEAGGAPPDLSMGERVALLPGPASEGAGVEVTGTDAVPDPVVVGTVTSVEAPVSAGGPRVVTVLVETGAARRAAGLESPRVVVLPAQGREAP; from the coding sequence GTGGCACACGACGTGCCTCCGGGAGCTGTGCTCAAAGCGGGCGACCTGCGCGTGGTGAAGGTCGCGGCCGACTCGGGCGTGGTACCAGTGTCCAGGCGTAGGAGCGTGTTGGGCCGGTTGGTGCGCACGCCGCTGGTGGCCGGGAGTCTGCTGGCCCCGCACCAGGTGGGGGCGCGTGCCGACTTTCCGCCCATGGGTTTCTCGCAGGTGGCTCTGGCCGTGGAAGCCGGGGGTGCACCGCCCGATCTGTCGATGGGTGAGCGTGTCGCCCTCCTGCCCGGCCCTGCTTCTGAGGGTGCTGGCGTGGAGGTGACCGGTACGGATGCGGTGCCCGATCCGGTGGTGGTGGGGACGGTCACCTCGGTGGAGGCACCTGTGTCGGCGGGTGGTCCGAGGGTGGTGACCGTGCTCGTCGAGACAGGGGCGGCACGAAGGGCGGCTGGATTGGAGAGCCCACGGGTTGTGGTGCTGCCGGCCCAGGGACGGGAGGCTCCGTGA
- a CDS encoding P-loop NTPase family protein, with protein MRRLVVVGSVSGAPGVTTSVLALAAGWPVQADDGVRPVMVEADCCGGDVMIRFGLPPAPSLLDVAAAAGQPHPGSLLGAVHELPVGVRVVPAVPGRRPCTQAVRLLAGEAGRRLLLGEEADRGTVLLDVGRLTDEVQPFLDVADHAVVVTRGGAESLTHVSQYLPDSRLPAGRSTLAVVGPCPFKGDEIAGALRIPRVVFLPWDVKGAAALSGGRDGNRGSRRARRQPLVIALGRLAGQLAAADPAGGEHEAVGDKPVRTSTGTRESVR; from the coding sequence GTGAGGCGGCTGGTGGTGGTCGGTTCGGTGTCCGGTGCACCCGGGGTCACGACGTCCGTGTTGGCGTTGGCGGCTGGGTGGCCCGTTCAGGCGGATGACGGCGTGCGGCCGGTGATGGTCGAGGCTGACTGCTGCGGTGGGGATGTGATGATCCGCTTCGGGCTGCCACCGGCACCTTCGCTGCTGGACGTGGCGGCCGCGGCTGGGCAGCCTCATCCGGGATCGCTGCTGGGTGCTGTCCACGAGTTGCCGGTCGGTGTGCGTGTGGTGCCGGCGGTGCCTGGCCGCAGGCCCTGCACCCAGGCAGTTCGACTCCTGGCGGGCGAGGCCGGCAGGCGACTGCTGTTGGGTGAGGAGGCTGACCGGGGCACTGTGCTGCTCGATGTCGGGCGACTCACCGACGAGGTTCAGCCGTTCCTGGACGTCGCGGATCACGCGGTCGTCGTCACCCGTGGCGGTGCGGAGTCGCTGACGCACGTGTCGCAGTACCTTCCCGATTCCCGGCTTCCGGCGGGGCGTTCGACGCTGGCCGTGGTGGGGCCGTGCCCCTTTAAGGGGGACGAAATCGCGGGCGCGTTGCGGATTCCGCGGGTGGTTTTCCTGCCCTGGGACGTGAAGGGCGCGGCGGCGCTGTCGGGGGGCCGTGACGGAAACCGGGGTTCCCGACGGGCACGTAGGCAGCCGCTCGTCATCGCCCTCGGCAGGCTGGCCGGTCAACTGGCTGCCGCCGACCCCGCAGGCGGTGAGCACGAAGCCGTTGGGGACAAGCCGGTTCGCACATCGACTGGGACGCGGGAGAGCGTGCGGTGA
- a CDS encoding CpaF family protein — protein sequence MSELLMPAGVRPADEVGHWTGAVRQRVVSRLTAYAAEREAAGLAPEDDRERRLTVERLLAEELAGQRRVALAGGGQVMDAAVEERAAQAIRDALFGTGGLEGLLADEGLENICVNGCDAVWVKGAGGKWRRGAPVAASDEELVELVRTLAARTGAEERRFDRGVPRVNLQLPDGSRLFAVMAVTGRVSLTIRRHRFPAASMADLVRLGVCDPVLAGFLTTLVRARKNVVIGGGTNVGKTTVLRAFAHQIPPEERLVTIEDTFELGLDTDTAAHPNVVAMQAREPNIEGRGGVDQAELVRWGLRMSPDRVIVGEIRGAEVIPMCNAMSQGNDGSLSTIHASTSRGVFTKFAAYAAQAPERLSLEATNLMVASAVHFVVHLGWDSGGRRVIDSVREVLDAEGAHVVSNEVYRPGRDGRAVPASPLRTETLEELVAAGLDVRASAEPWWGGE from the coding sequence GTGAGTGAGTTGCTGATGCCGGCAGGCGTGAGGCCGGCGGATGAGGTCGGGCACTGGACCGGGGCGGTGAGGCAACGGGTGGTGTCGCGGCTGACGGCGTATGCGGCCGAACGGGAGGCGGCAGGATTGGCGCCGGAGGACGACCGGGAGCGTCGTCTGACCGTGGAGCGACTGCTGGCCGAGGAACTGGCCGGGCAGCGGCGGGTCGCACTGGCCGGGGGCGGTCAGGTGATGGACGCGGCGGTGGAAGAGCGCGCCGCGCAGGCGATCAGGGACGCCCTGTTCGGTACGGGCGGCTTGGAAGGACTGCTGGCCGACGAGGGCTTGGAGAACATCTGCGTCAACGGTTGTGACGCGGTCTGGGTGAAGGGTGCCGGCGGCAAGTGGCGTCGGGGGGCGCCGGTGGCCGCCTCCGACGAGGAACTGGTGGAGCTCGTCCGGACGCTGGCCGCCCGAACCGGTGCCGAGGAGCGGCGGTTCGACCGCGGTGTGCCGCGGGTGAACCTGCAGCTGCCCGATGGCTCGCGGCTCTTCGCGGTGATGGCGGTCACCGGCCGGGTGTCGCTGACGATCCGGCGTCACCGGTTCCCGGCCGCGTCGATGGCCGACCTGGTGCGGCTGGGCGTGTGCGACCCCGTGCTCGCCGGGTTCTTGACCACGCTGGTCAGGGCGCGCAAGAACGTGGTCATCGGCGGCGGTACCAACGTCGGGAAGACCACCGTGCTCCGGGCCTTCGCCCATCAGATTCCCCCGGAGGAGCGGCTGGTGACGATCGAGGACACCTTCGAGCTCGGTCTGGACACCGATACAGCGGCGCACCCGAACGTGGTGGCCATGCAGGCGCGCGAGCCGAACATCGAAGGGCGTGGCGGCGTCGACCAGGCGGAGCTGGTGCGGTGGGGGTTGCGGATGTCCCCGGACCGGGTGATCGTCGGGGAGATCCGCGGCGCGGAGGTCATCCCGATGTGCAACGCGATGAGCCAGGGAAACGACGGTTCCCTGTCTACCATCCACGCCTCGACCTCGCGAGGGGTGTTCACCAAGTTCGCCGCCTACGCTGCCCAGGCCCCCGAGCGGCTGTCCCTGGAGGCGACGAACCTCATGGTGGCCTCCGCCGTCCACTTCGTCGTTCACCTGGGCTGGGACTCCGGCGGCCGGCGTGTCATCGACTCCGTGCGCGAGGTCCTGGACGCCGAGGGCGCTCACGTCGTGTCCAACGAGGTCTACCGGCCAGGCCGTGACGGCAGGGCCGTTCCGGCCAGCCCGTTGCGTACCGAGACGCTTGAGGAACTGGTCGCCGCCGGACTGGACGTCCGGGCCAGTGCCGAACCGTGGTGGGGAGGGGAGTGA